A single Pan troglodytes isolate AG18354 chromosome X, NHGRI_mPanTro3-v2.0_pri, whole genome shotgun sequence DNA region contains:
- the LOC101057227 gene encoding high mobility group protein HMG-I/HMG-Y-like encodes MSESISKSSQPLASKQEKDGTEKRSWGRPRKQPLVSPRTALGGSQKEPSEVPKPKRPQGRPNGRKNKDAAKTWKTTTTPGRKPRGRPKKLEKEEEEGISQESPEEEQ; translated from the coding sequence ATGAGCGAGTCGATCTCGAAGTCCAGCCAGCCCTTGGCCTCCAAGCAGGAAAAGGATGGCACTGAGAAGCGGAGCTGGGGCAGGCCGCGCAAGCAGCCTCTGGTGAGTCCCAGGACTGCGCTGGGAGGGAGTCAGAAGGAGCCCAGTGAAGTGCCAAAACCTAAGAGACCTCAGGGCCGaccaaatggaaggaaaaacaagGACGCTGCCAAGACCTGGAAAACCACCACAACTCCAGGAAGGAAACCAAGGGGCAGACCCAAAAaactggagaaggaggaagaggagggcatCTCACAGGAGTCCCCGGAGGAGGAGCAATGA